The following proteins are encoded in a genomic region of Hirundo rustica isolate bHirRus1 chromosome 3, bHirRus1.pri.v3, whole genome shotgun sequence:
- the KRTCAP3 gene encoding keratinocyte-associated protein 3, translating to MAGGRRGPGALAEPRRLMRSGLGLIVLGHGSLVLGAIVHGSVLRHVAGARRAVTPEYAAANVVSVCSGLLSIAAGIVAILVSHNLSRAALHWTMLSVSLLNCLLSTACSVGLALAFALTVHSRGTHLVRGCNSSALPLDARAAIATNDCPFNTTRIYDTALALWFSSLLLAAAEAVLSGRCCLVALVFQGIGPCAHSYGKEQLARPTEKPLHERLLAGLAESPA from the exons atggccggggggcggcgggggccgggagCGTTGGCGGAGCCGCGGCGGCTGATGcgctctgggctggggctgaTCGTGCTGGGCCACGGCAGCCTCGTGCTGGGCGCCATCGTGCACGGCTCGGTCCTGCGGCACGTGGCCGGCGCCCGCCGCGCCGTCACCCCCGAATACGCGGCGGCCAACGTGGTGTCGGTGTGCTCGGGGCTGCTG AGCATCGCCGCGGGCATCGTCGCCATCCTGGTGTCGCACAACCTGTCCCGGGCGGCCCTG cactggACCATGCTGAGCGTCTCTCTGCTGAACTGCCTCCTGTCCACCGCGTGCAGCGTGGGGCTGGCGCTGGCCTTCGCCCTCACGGTCCACAGTCGGGGCACACACCTGGTTCGGGGCTGCAACAGCTCCGCACTGCCCCTGGACGCCCGTGCAGCCATTGCAACTAATGACTGTCCCTTCAACACCACGCGCATCTAC gacacagccctggcCCTCTGGTTCTCCtccttgctgctggcagctgcagaagcCGTGCTCTCGGGCAGGTGCTGTTTGGTGGCTCTCGTCTTCCAGGGCATCGGGCCTTGTGCACACAGCTATGGCAAAGAGCAG CTGGCCAGGCCAACCGAGAAGCCACTCCATGagaggctcctggcaggacttGCTGAGTCTCCTGCATAG